CAACTCTGCACTTTAGTTCCATTATTTTAACCTGTAGTTCccagatttcatttttttttttttttttgataatcttcaATGTCATTAACTTAAATGAGGGACACAAGGGGGGAAGTCTGCCTTACAAGCATCGGCTAAAACCGGTGGCAGACTATCcttattaaaacataaaagacaCATTGGAATTCAGAGCAATCTTTGCAGCTACATGGGCAGCAAAATTACCAGCTCTCCGAACCCAAACAAAAGAGCATGAAAGGAAAGACACACTAGAATTGAGGACATTACTAACAATGTTGGCAATAGCCCAGCTAGGCTGAAAGTTAACCACAGAAAGCGAGTCAATGCACTCTTTAGTCTCAGAACCTATGGTTTAAACCATAGGGTCTGAGATGATTTATCAATGGATGCTACATTTTAACTAGTTGTAAAAGTTTAGTAGAAAATGTGGGGTATTTGGTGCATCTTCTACATTCTCTTATGTGTACACTCTGGAACCATTGGATCACAATACTAGAGAAGGAATGTGGAGGATCTGAACTAATTTAAATGAGGACTGTAGCTGAGGTGCTCTTGGGTCATGGTGAAGGCCAACCTCAACACAAGAAAAAAGTTTAACGGCTTGCTCAGCTTGATTAGTTCAAACTACTTCAGAACAACCAAATTGTATAAACTGGTGCACAATGATTACCATTATTGTGGTAtccaaatatcaaatatattttaaaacatGATTTAGAATGCAAGGGGCCTGTAACAACTTCCAAAAACCCTTGGAAAAAACTCTAAAACTGTTGAAGGAGACTACCTATCTTTAGATTCCTAGTTATAgttgaatttttaatatttacaccgGTATAATGCAGATAGGTTATAATAATGTACATCAGATCAAAGCTTGAGTTGCTGAGCGCCTTGTCAGAAATGAAGTCTTAAGTTGGTTTGGATTTTCGAATCCTAGTCCACCTAATATCACAAAAGTTCAGCTACTGTTTGCCAACCAGTCAGGTCATGGGAGTTGGAGCACTGAATTTGTAGACAATGCTGAGCAGAAATATGAAAGTGTACAGCCAAATGAGgtgaaacaataattttcccttTACTGACTACAATTTACATAATAAAACTTTAGATTAATGACTTAATTGCAGACTGCAAATTGCCTACATGAAGATGGAATCCAGAACTTAAGGTGCCAAggattaataaataaataaataaatcgtttTGCAATATTTGCAACATTTCTGGAGTTTACAACCATTAGTTAAAAACTTTCAGCTCATTGTATTAGAAAAGTTACTGGAACACTGACTCCTACAACTGAAAACTAGAAACTTAGCCATTATAGTTTGAACAAATGGGGAAAATACTGCTTATATGATAAAGTTAATGTGAAATATAAAAGCAACCATATACTTGAATCTTAGGCCATTTTTtgtaaccttttcttttttcaattagtTTTCAGGTTTCAAAACCAAATTTCTGTTTTCTAAGCCAGAAAACAAGTTTGGCTCAAAATGAATTTTAGAAAAGtagaaataaaaacatagcTTCAATTCAAGAAGGATCGAAAAGCATCTTCTTGATGTATCATGTTTCCTTGTTTATGAGGAgacaacacaaacaaatcataatTGAACAGCGCAAGTCTAAGTGCAATGTAGTAGATGACTTATATAAACGCATCATTGTCTATtgtaaaaaaatcacaaaccataccaaaaaatcataaagccataaagagagagaatttctaAGGTGAGAgataagagagttttttttttttttttttttgggggggggggggggggggggagggggagtGAGGAAGGGAGGTAGAGAGTACCTGATTTGTGAAGTGAGAGCCAGTGGGGATGTGTGAGTGTGTGCGAGCGTGCGTgtgcaagagagagaaagagagcacTAAGAGGAGAGACTAGTAAGGATTAGGATCCTCTAGAGTTCTTAGGGTAACTCTACCATTGAGTTCCTAAATTCCAATCCATCCATTTTGAAATGGGTGAATTAAATGTTTCACATCCATCATCTAGAGTTCTTAGGAGTCTAATACCCCTAGCACCTTCATACCAGTGATGACTGCTGATGCAAGTCCTAAGGCCTTTTTATGGGTATATGTTATTGTGGAAAGAATTGGAAAGGAGGTCAGAAAGATGGGAGGGAATATATTTATTAGAAGGATGAAGAGTCACCTTAATCAAAAGCACTGTATCTAACTTACCTACTTACTTTATATAAGCTTTTCCCATACTAGTTGCCAAGAGATTTTGAGAAATTGCAAAAGGATTGTTTATGGGGAGGGATAGGGAATGAAGTTAAGCACCACTTGGTGATTTGGGCTACAGTTTGGTCCCCAATACAATGTAGAGGCTCAGGTATTAAAAAGCTTTTCAACCAAGCTCTTTTAAGGAATTGGCTTTGGCAATATGCTACAGTTAGGGATCTTCTTTGAGGCAGGGTAGCAAAATCCTTGGGTTCATTGATGCCCTGCAGAGGTTAAGGATACATATGGTGTAAGTTTATGGAAGCACTTTAGAATTGGCTGGTAtatgttttgaaatttattaaataaggATAAATTATACTTTTGGTCCTAAAATTTGGTGTaggttccattttggtccctcaaatttaaaaagttcaGTTTTGgtcactaaaatttaaaaaagggAACAATTCGGTCCCTCCGTTTTTTCTGTTTATTATGTGACTAACAAGATATTGAGGCATCACATTTTTTTAGGGGCCAAAATCAAACCAACCACATATTTAAGAGACCAAAATTGAACCAACTCCTTTATATAGATAAATTGATCCCAAATTGTGTGAATTTGTGTGAAAAATTGGACTATATAAAAGCATTGCATAGGCATGTACTAAATCTTACATTGAGCATGTGCTAAGTCCCACATCAAGCGTTTGATTGAGTCCAAATTGTGTGAATTTGTGTGAAAATTTGGACTATTAAAGCATTGCATAGGCATGTGCTAAGTCCCACATCAAACGTTGATTGAGTTCCATATTAAGCATGTGCTAGGTTGATCTAGGCTATTTAAGCTATTATGGAGAGCCCTAATTGTAACTAATTTTTTGGAGTATATCGTATATGTGGCCAGTGCATCCCCAAGTCGTCACAAATGGGTTGAACAATGTCTAGAAATCAGAATTTTGATGTGTGGTTTCGTTATCAAACTTTTTGCAAGGAGACAGTGGCAAATTTTATGACAAGCCATTTAAAACGGCAATGGTGCTGGCAAAGGTgacctttttcttttggagagTAGCAAAAGGTAAAAATCTAATAGTAGATAACCTAATGAAGCGCAAGAAATCAATGTTAAATTGTATGTACAATGAGAGAGAGTTAATCACCTTCACCTACATTATGTTATTGCAAGGGAATTGTGGTCATTAGTTTTCTCTTCATTTGAGATTTCTTGGGTTATGCCTAATTTGGTAAGGGAGCGGTAGTTGAGTTGGAGAGACAATTTCATATGTGTGGAGTTTTATACCCTTACTTAAACCAGAgaatttggagggagagaaatgcTAGATACTTGCGATGGAACTAAAGTCCCTTTGCTAAATCAAAACCATTATTTCTAATCTCTTTTTGATTGGATGAGGGTGATCAGGGAATTTGtttccttctccttttttattttattagatatttgaagttttttagattttagactgttttttttttttttttttttttacttgccaatgagctctagctcaaaagGCACCTCCTCCCCCATAAGAAAGGGTGAAGGTTAAGGTCATGGGTCCATAACCTGGCATATAAGGAGTATAATTTAATGTGAtgcaaactttcttttttttgataagtaacataaaaattttattaaaaaaaacacagtcCAATACATAGGAAATGTACTAAAGAAGCAAAAACATCAAGAaaccaaattacaatgatcaagcaAAACAGGAAGGGAAAGACAAGAAAAATATGGTAAAACTAAACACCATTCTagaagagtaaaaaagaaaaaagacttaaactCAAGAATAGACCgttcacatccctcaaaactTCTAGTATTCCATTCCCGACCAAGAATCCAACAAATCCACTACCCTTTGTAGCATCACCCAACAAATACCAAACAAGCAAAAGACCATAATCCACATCTCATATGCTATAGgacaatgaaggaaaagatgatCTACAAATTCTCCGCACcttttgcacatataacaccactCAAGAACAACAAAATGCCTCTTCCAAAGATTATCCATAGTTAGAATCTTGCCTAAAGTAgcagcccaaaagaaaaaaactaccCGAGAAGGAACCTTCGATTGCCACATCATTTTCCATGGGAAAGAAACGACAGTAGAAGGGGATAGAGAAAGATAATACCCACTCACCTCGAAACCTCGACCACTGGCTGGCTTAGCAATGGTTTTATGTGTTAGTAATTGAAAATAGTGTTAAAAGCTTGTGGGACTGGGAAGACATGAGCATGTCTTTGGTATGACAGTCAAGAGACACTGTTGACGTGGTTTGAATCATGGAGATGCACCAAATGTACTTTAGTTTGCATCTGTGTACATTTGGTGCACCTCCATGATTCAAGCCACGTCAACAGTGTCTCTTGACTGTTATACCAAAGACATGCTCATGTCCTCCCAGTCCCACAAGCTTTTAACGCTATTTTCAATTACTAACACATAAAACCATTGCTAAGCCAGGTAAATGAtagaaaaaactcaaaaaaaatgtattatgaTCAATTCTATCAACCCTTAAGTTCTGGAGCATCCTGCCAGAAACTAGGGTGGAAAATGTGAAACAGCACATTTACTGTACCAATGACTGCAGATAACTGTAATCTGCAAAAGAAATCAATTCTATGACCCAACGAAGGCCCAAGAAGCTCATTTGGAGCAGCATCAGAGAATTGGATCCCATCATCAAGTGTGAAGTCCAGATATCTTAATTACCTAAACATAACCCTTTTGAAGGGGATATTAATCAAATTTGCTCTCCCAGCTACCTTCAGAGGCCCCAATACAGGCTACAAAACATTAATCAGAAATCATTTTTTCACCATCTTTTTTTCTCCCATAAAAGTTTCAGCACATTAAAATCATGTCCAAGCATCAATGCACCTCCCATTTCCAGTCCTCCAACTTCAACTCTCACAGACAGTCCAAAAAGTAAttactacaaaaatttgaaaatagaaCCCAGAGAATAACCAGCAGAGAGAACTAACATTTGACTTCTTAATCAGGCAATAGAAAGAGACTTCTCCCTTAGTTACTTACATCACCCATCTATAAAAGACCAACACCACCATGCTTCAGCCTATTCTCTTGCCCCAACATGAAGCAAAGTCCAAAGACTCATCAACATATTTTCCATCTTAGTTTTCTGTTTTCGTACCCTCATTATGTCTTCCCACCATTGAATACTTCTTTGAGAAGTTACATGTATATGatgagaaaattgaaagaaatttcaGCCACAAAAATAACAGTAGACATTAAGGAAGTAGTTTTGTGTGGGGTGTgcatttgagagagagttttttttctctctctctctctagctatCATAAATGAAATTTATCTTATCTTTGTCTTTCTACACTTCATATCTAATAAAGAGTGCACAAAAATAGACTTAAGTTCCAATACAGCTCTCTCCACTCCATTGAATATGATGATGTTTTGCTCCCTCCAAATTAACCACATAATACAATGAGAAGTTGCAGCCCGCATTGTACTATTATGATGCTTTCTATGCACCCTTAACCAACAAGAGAATATGTCTGTCACCTCAGGCAGCATCAGCCAATGCAACCCAAAGGTCAAAAACACCAAAGATCATAACTCATGTCCAACTGGGCAATGGAGCAAAAGAATCTCCTTCTAAATTTCTAACTAGTAACCATTGTTTTCATTTATACTTAAGAAATTGCTTAAAAATTCTAAGTAACATGATTAATAGTATCTCAATGATTGAAACACTACCAAACCTCATAATATGACCTCCAATGGTCTAAGCACCaaacaatgaaaataataacaatactCATAATAAagcaagtttcaaatttttcagAAGAACAGGCTCTAAAACATTTTGCTTCATAAATTCTCCATTATACTTTACAAAGGGAGAAAGGCTGTAAGAATAGAAGGAAAGCTCACCAAAACTCTGCCATTTCACTCGTTGGGATCTGTTTTGACAATGATTCATAGAAAATTCTCAGGGGTTCCCTCTGCGAACAAAAAGCAGCAAAAACAAGGTCTAAGTGGAATAAAATAAACGTAAGCatttttcaagaaaagaaaagaaaatagattaGTTATCATGGATACACAACCTCTTCAGGAGGATCAGATTTCTGGCCAGGCAAAGTAtacactttcttctctctcactctggTAGCTGtcttctttgttgttgttgttgttgttgttgttgtctttTTGGAGGATACTGATGTTGTTTTTGAGGATCCTGATGCTGGTTTTGAGGATCCTGATGTTGGTTTTGAGGATCCTGGTGTTGGTTTTGATTTTACCTTCACAGTTCAGAAAAAATATCCTATATGAAATCAAGATAATTGTTGATAGAGAAAAGAGGAGGATTTAATATAAAAGGGACCAGAATCCAATAAAAGACACAATAATACTACTCCACCAACCAGTTCTGCAGTTCAATTCAAacccattttttttcattgcaaattgtacaaatttatttacaaaaaccACATCCATATTGACCAATTCATCACAATTTCTTGAACCCAATCCGCAAACTTCAGAATCCAAATCACCTCATCTACTACAGATTCAAAACCCACATACCAAACTCAAAAATCAATACACAGCAAAGCAATTCATCAATCCCACATACCCAAATCACCCAACTGAGAAACCAATCAATAAAAACACCATTTTAAAGCTCAAAAGAATTAATACaattatacaaataaaaaaagcaatgaaCTTTAATTCCAGATGGGTACCTCAGTTTTTGCGACGGCAGTGGCAGATTTCAGCTTTGAATCAACAGGCTGCTTGCTTGAGCTCACAGATTTCTGCTTTAAATCAATAAGCTTTCCCTTTGAAGAACCATCTTGATTTCCTGGCCTCACTTTCACCACTGTGCTTTTGTTCTCTGAAGCCATTGACACACTTTGCTATTGATCTGATTACCCcctttttttatcttcttatcATCAGCCTCACTAGTGAGTCACTCCCTGTAACAATCTCAACGTATCTgtgtataaaataattaaattaaaaataattaaaaataaatgcatatttatttacaaagcaaaaaaaataaaataaagacacaGACTTTTCACGTACAATATTACGTAAGTGTTAGATTTGCTAGTTGAAGTTTGTTTAACTGctttgttaggtttttttttttttttttggcaacgGATGAATGAATCAAATCAGAGGTTCTGCCTATGTTGTCCCTCGTAGCTGGTGATCGGCACTTTTAGCGTGAGTGAGTTGGTCGTAGAGAGACTGTTTTCTCCTCGTAGTAATGCTCGCATAAGTCGATGGGTAAAGGCTAAATCGGTCATGTTACTATCCATGTCTAGACcttgtttaattttcttttacgtatgtaagtaaaaaaataataataataagagtaaaaatttgttttcactgACTTTCACATGAACGGTGGTCGGAACATGTGTTCAACATCGTTAGTACTCTCCCTGTCAAATCCTAAACGGTTTCTTTGCCCAACAAACGAAACAAAACAAGGTCAAATGTGGCTGAAATAAATTTAAGTTCCCTACTATGCTTTGAATTTTTATGATGCAAGTATTTTAATGGATAGCTTTTATCTTCTTTACACTtgtatttttatggtttttgtgcttttagaaaaaagagatataaaaattaggtaaaattatatatttaactctatttttaatagagatgggttataaaatctaattgaattaatttcaTGTggataaaatatcaaattttaaattacagataggtaacttaaatttcaaccaaaCCATAAATGTGTATGTTGTAATTtgccccctctttttttttcttttggcttttttttttttcttttggatttttgatAATCAAAGGGTGTTCATTAATTAGTCTCAAACCTCTTCAactatataattattttctcGAATGTATATAAAGTTATTACAATGATTCTAAAAATACGAACAAGAAATTTCTAAACTCAAAATCTCACGGATATTGcaattttattagtaaaaatgtaaaatttaaaaaggtgcTTTACCTTGGTTGACTAAAGAACCCAGAAAATGATGTAAATCAAGCAAAAGATAGCACAAAAAAAGATCTATGATGAAGTGTGAGAACAGTAGTTACCTTTAGACATCGCGAACAATATAGCAACTGAGACTGAAATATAAAGGTCACCATTCTCCAACTCTTGAAGTAACCCAAATTCCAAAGACTTCCTATAAACTTACGCACATGACTCAATTTTTTATCAAGAGTTATGTTAATAGGTGTCATTAAGacaatgattaataatatattttaggaaagtttcgACAACacatttatgaaaaataaaaaaagttgtcaaaacattaattgctttttttttcttttttcataaaaaatttatttaattaaatggaTTGTTAATCATTGTCCTAACAACatccgttagcatttcccttttaTCAATCActtgtttcaattttcaattaacatataaaataaataaataacttaaattcTTGTATAccaatttcaagaaaaaaaaaaaaaaaacactattaaCTTCTGATACTAAAAGTAGCTCATTTAGTTCAGAGATGAGGTCCACGATTGAACCAAAAAGGAAGAGGGCAACGAATTTTCGGAtaaattttagctaaaaatatatatattttttaattaaaatatgattgGATTTGGATACTAATATTAATccaatctaaaatcaaaacaaacttataaGAGGAAGAGAAGGAACTCGTGATGGAAAACTAAGAAACACAATATTGAAATACATCAACCAAAAGAAGAGCtgttaacataaaaaaaaaaaaaaaaaaaaaaaaaaaaaaaaaaaaaaaaaaaaaaaaaaaaaaaaagacaaggtGTGTGTAAAACTGTTTGTGTGTAAATAAACACTACCAACAGAGAGGTCAActaattttaaaagaaagaatttaGAAAACACTAGCAGTTGACTTTGAGAGCAGAGTAAGATAAAGAGAAAGGTATATAAGCTCAGCAAAATAACTTCCTtctgtataaaaatatatacatcaAAAGAATTTGTTCTGTTCTTGTACCTAATACTGAGTGTCCTCCTGCCTATTTTCATTTGCTTCTTATTCCACTTGCTCACTAG
The sequence above is drawn from the Quercus lobata isolate SW786 chromosome 12, ValleyOak3.0 Primary Assembly, whole genome shotgun sequence genome and encodes:
- the LOC115972406 gene encoding uncharacterized protein DDB_G0290587, with translation MASENKSTVVKVRPGNQDGSSKGKLIDLKQKSVSSSKQPVDSKLKSATAVAKTEVKSKPTPGSSKPTSGSSKPASGSSKTTSVSSKKTTTTTTTTTKKTATRVREKKVYTLPGQKSDPPEEREPLRIFYESLSKQIPTSEMAEFWMMEHGLLPLEKAKKAYEKKQRRQKELRMGTPIKSVKPPSKPESSQRQQQASKNGNLKAKKKILNESDDDDDFILSAKRRKL